A genome region from Micromonospora inyonensis includes the following:
- a CDS encoding ABC transporter ATP-binding protein encodes MTAAGTEQPAAAARSDGADPVDLGRWRGRGTDPDADWSRAEEDGPEAVARLRARSRALLGDLLRPHRGRLALAVSLLLAQNAAGLAGPFLVMYGIDHAIGPLRADDPGPLVTVAAAFGVAAVVEYASKRGFLTLSARIGQAVLLDLRQRVYGHFLRLPVAFHERYTSGRMVSRLTSDLDSIAELLDGGVDNLVLAVLSILSVAGVLLWLDPPLAAVTLLAFPLLFWLSRWFARASTAAYRRTREAAALVIIHLVESLRGIRAVQAYRREARNQRIFEAVNDDYRRSSVHAFQLIAVYSPGIKLVGNVTVAGVLTYGGWRVLGGRLDLGVLAAFLLYLRRFFEPMQELSQFYNALQSATAGLEKLAGVLDERPEVAEPTRPEPLPAGGVRGAVRFRSVSFGYRTGTPVLTDLDLEVPAGQTVALVGATGAGKSTVAKLLARFHDPDAGTVSLDGVDLRDTSDADLRRTVVLVTQENHLFSGTVAENIRFGRPDADDAAVRAAARAVGAHDFIAALPDGYATEVHRRGGRLSAGQRQLVAFARAFLADPRVLILDEATSCLDAPTERVVQHALGTILRDRTALVIAHRLSTVRIADRVLVLDGGRIVEDGTPADLVSDGGRYAALHRQWRDSLA; translated from the coding sequence ATCACCGCAGCCGGTACGGAACAGCCGGCCGCAGCAGCGCGGTCCGACGGAGCGGATCCGGTGGACCTGGGACGTTGGCGGGGGCGCGGCACCGATCCGGACGCCGACTGGAGCCGGGCCGAGGAGGACGGTCCGGAGGCGGTCGCGCGGCTGCGGGCCCGCAGCCGGGCCCTCCTGGGAGACCTGCTGCGGCCGCACCGGGGCCGGCTCGCGCTGGCCGTCTCGCTGCTGCTGGCGCAGAACGCCGCCGGACTGGCCGGACCGTTCCTGGTGATGTACGGCATCGACCATGCGATCGGGCCGCTGCGCGCCGACGATCCGGGACCGCTGGTGACCGTCGCGGCGGCCTTCGGGGTGGCCGCCGTCGTCGAGTACGCGAGCAAGCGCGGCTTCCTCACCCTCTCCGCGCGGATCGGCCAGGCCGTCCTGCTCGACCTGCGCCAGCGGGTGTACGGGCACTTCCTGCGCCTGCCCGTGGCCTTCCACGAGCGGTACACCTCGGGACGGATGGTCTCCCGGCTCACCAGCGACCTGGACTCGATCGCGGAGCTGCTCGACGGAGGTGTGGACAACCTCGTACTCGCCGTGCTGTCGATCCTCTCGGTGGCCGGCGTACTGCTCTGGCTGGATCCGCCGCTGGCTGCGGTGACCCTGCTCGCCTTCCCGCTGCTGTTCTGGCTGTCCCGCTGGTTCGCGCGGGCGTCGACCGCCGCGTACCGGCGCACCCGGGAGGCGGCGGCGCTGGTGATCATCCACCTGGTGGAGTCGCTGCGCGGGATCCGGGCCGTGCAGGCGTACCGGCGGGAGGCCCGCAACCAGCGCATCTTCGAGGCGGTGAACGACGACTACCGGCGCTCCAGCGTGCACGCGTTCCAGTTGATCGCGGTGTACTCGCCGGGCATCAAGCTGGTCGGCAACGTCACCGTGGCCGGGGTGCTGACCTACGGCGGGTGGCGGGTACTCGGCGGCCGGCTCGACCTCGGCGTACTCGCCGCGTTCCTGCTCTACCTGCGCCGCTTCTTCGAGCCCATGCAGGAGCTGAGCCAGTTCTACAACGCGTTGCAGTCCGCCACGGCGGGGCTGGAGAAGCTCGCCGGGGTGCTCGACGAGCGGCCCGAAGTCGCGGAGCCGACCCGCCCGGAACCGCTGCCGGCCGGCGGGGTCCGGGGCGCGGTGCGGTTCCGTTCGGTGAGCTTCGGCTACCGGACGGGGACACCGGTCCTCACCGACCTCGACCTGGAGGTGCCGGCCGGACAGACCGTCGCCCTGGTGGGGGCGACCGGGGCGGGCAAGTCCACGGTGGCGAAGCTGCTCGCCCGGTTCCACGATCCGGACGCCGGTACGGTCAGCCTGGACGGGGTGGACCTGCGCGACACGTCCGACGCCGACCTGCGCCGGACGGTGGTGCTGGTCACCCAGGAGAACCACCTGTTCAGCGGCACGGTGGCGGAGAACATCCGGTTCGGCCGACCGGACGCGGACGACGCGGCGGTGCGGGCGGCCGCGCGGGCGGTCGGGGCGCACGACTTCATCGCCGCGCTCCCCGACGGGTACGCCACCGAGGTGCACCGGCGCGGTGGGCGGCTCTCCGCCGGGCAACGGCAGCTCGTCGCGTTCGCCCGGGCGTTCCTGGCCGACCCGAGGGTGCTGATCCTCGACGAGGCGACCTCGTGCCTGGACGCGCCCACCGAACGGGTGGTGCAGCACGCGCTCGGCACCATCCTGCGCGACCGGACCGCGCTGGTGATCGCGCACCGGCTCTCCACGGTACGGATCGCCGACCGGGTTCTGGTGCTCGACGGCGGCCGGATCGTCGAGGACGGCACGCCCGCCGACCTGGTCAGCGACGGTGGCCGGTACGCCGCCCTGCACCGGCAGTGGCGCGACTCCCTGGCCTGA
- a CDS encoding methylated-DNA--[protein]-cysteine S-methyltransferase has translation MTGTSTIDSSTVDTPAGPFSVLVTPDGAVRAAGFTGDPDGLLGLVHPTLRGDLRSRPEVGAVTVAVAAYLDGDLAAIDTVPVEQHTGGVFMAHAWQVLRDVKPGDPVTYTTYAALAGRPAAVRAAAAACARNAAALFVPCHRVLRTDGSLGGYRWGLDVKKWLLGHERRLTAS, from the coding sequence ATGACCGGAACGAGCACGATCGACAGCAGCACGGTGGACACCCCGGCCGGACCGTTCAGTGTCCTGGTCACGCCCGACGGGGCGGTCCGGGCCGCCGGGTTCACCGGTGACCCGGACGGGCTACTCGGCCTGGTCCACCCGACCCTGCGCGGGGACCTGCGCAGCCGGCCCGAAGTGGGGGCGGTGACCGTGGCCGTGGCCGCCTACCTCGACGGGGACCTCGCCGCGATCGACACGGTGCCGGTCGAGCAGCACACCGGCGGGGTCTTCATGGCGCACGCCTGGCAGGTGCTGCGCGACGTCAAACCCGGCGACCCGGTCACGTACACCACGTACGCGGCGCTCGCCGGCCGCCCGGCGGCGGTACGCGCGGCGGCGGCGGCCTGCGCGCGCAACGCCGCCGCCCTCTTCGTCCCCTGCCACCGGGTGTTGCGCACCGACGGGAGCCTCGGCGGCTACCGATGGGGGCTGGACGTGAAAAAGTGGCTTCTCGGTCACGAGCGGCGGTTGACGGCAAGTTGA
- a CDS encoding DNA-3-methyladenine glycosylase 2 family protein, which translates to MELDFERCYRAVDSRDQRFDGWFYTGVTSTGIYCRPSCPAMTPKRENVRFFPSAAAAQGAGLRACRRCRPDAAPGSPEWDVRADVVGRAMRLIADGVVDRDGVPGLAARLGYTERHLHRMLRAELGAGPLALARAQRAQTARVLIETTGLGMAEIAFAAGFGSVRQFNDTVREVFALAPSELRATQGRGPVAGGAGTITVRLAYRPPLHVGSLLEFLALRAVPGVEEVHDGTYQRGLSLPHGPGEAALTPTAGYVSATLRLADLRDLAPAVARCRRLLDLDADPVAVDATLAADPALAGPVAAEPGVRLPRTPDGAFEAAVRAILTQQISLRSARPLLSLLLTHCPPEVPPVDREIGRDAGLGEHPRRDGLRGFPGAREVAAVADEGFRGPTGRREAIRALARSVADGEVSLDGEWSQTRRQLLALPGIGPWTAGYVAMRGLGDPDVFLPTDLAVRRGARALGLPDDPLTLDAHAERWRPWRSYAVVRLWRAAA; encoded by the coding sequence GTGGAGCTGGATTTCGAGCGGTGCTATCGGGCGGTCGACAGTCGTGACCAGCGGTTCGACGGCTGGTTCTACACCGGCGTGACCTCGACCGGGATCTACTGCCGACCGTCCTGCCCGGCAATGACGCCGAAACGGGAGAACGTCCGGTTCTTCCCGTCGGCCGCCGCCGCCCAGGGCGCCGGCCTGCGTGCCTGTCGCCGGTGCCGGCCCGACGCCGCGCCCGGCTCGCCGGAGTGGGACGTCCGGGCCGACGTGGTGGGGCGGGCGATGCGCCTGATCGCCGACGGAGTGGTCGACCGGGACGGCGTGCCCGGACTGGCCGCGCGACTCGGCTACACCGAACGGCACCTGCACCGGATGCTCCGCGCCGAACTGGGTGCCGGCCCCCTGGCCCTGGCCCGTGCGCAACGCGCGCAGACCGCCCGGGTGCTGATCGAGACCACCGGACTGGGCATGGCGGAGATCGCCTTCGCCGCCGGGTTCGGCAGCGTCCGGCAGTTCAACGACACGGTACGCGAGGTCTTCGCACTCGCCCCGTCCGAGTTGCGCGCCACCCAGGGGCGGGGGCCGGTGGCCGGGGGCGCGGGCACCATCACGGTACGGCTGGCGTACCGGCCGCCCCTGCACGTCGGGTCCCTGCTGGAGTTCCTGGCGCTACGGGCGGTCCCCGGCGTCGAGGAGGTGCACGACGGGACGTACCAACGGGGGTTGTCCCTCCCGCACGGTCCCGGCGAGGCGGCGCTGACCCCGACGGCCGGGTACGTCTCGGCCACGCTCCGCCTGGCCGACCTGCGCGACCTCGCCCCGGCGGTGGCCCGGTGCCGCCGCCTGCTGGACCTGGACGCCGATCCGGTGGCGGTCGACGCCACCCTGGCGGCGGACCCGGCCCTGGCCGGACCGGTCGCGGCGGAGCCCGGCGTCCGACTCCCCCGCACCCCGGACGGCGCCTTCGAGGCGGCCGTGCGCGCCATCCTCACCCAGCAGATCTCACTCCGCAGTGCCCGCCCACTCCTCTCCCTCCTCCTCACCCACTGCCCGCCCGAGGTTCCTCCCGTCGATCGTGAAATCGGCCGGGATGCCGGTCTCGGGGAGCACCCCCGACGGGACGGGCTGCGCGGGTTTCCGGGGGCACGGGAGGTGGCGGCGGTTGCGGACGAGGGGTTCCGGGGGCCGACGGGGCGGCGGGAGGCGATCCGGGCACTCGCGCGGTCGGTGGCCGACGGGGAAGTGTCCCTGGACGGGGAGTGGTCCCAGACCCGCCGGCAGCTGCTGGCGTTGCCGGGGATCGGCCCCTGGACCGCCGGTTACGTCGCCATGCGGGGGCTCGGCGACCCGGACGTCTTCCTTCCCACCGACCTCGCGGTCCGCCGGGGCGCCCGCGCCCTCGGCCTTCCCGACGACCCGTTGACCCTCGACGCGCACGCCGAACGCTGGCGTCCCTGGCGTTCGTACGCGGTGGTCCGACTCTGGAGAGCAGCAGCATGA